From the Maioricimonas rarisocia genome, one window contains:
- the ppc gene encoding phosphoenolpyruvate carboxylase: MPHDQNQRMLDQLVDLLDRVVREQVGEALADAMLRIRRLAMERRAGLPEAESRLTEELRRLGDSELRAVIRSLSLFFDLANVTEDRQRISVLRKRAQEARRQSIPREESIAEAIHSMKQQGASAADLQRRLDQLQIEPVFTAHPSEAKRRTTRTLLRRIRRRLPGLGGPDSREAEQKLLADLTVLWQSDLLRPERPPVMSEVSRGLFFAATLWDVVPEIYRELRDAVSDAYPQHHFEVPQFLSFGSWIGGDRDGHPFVTPEITRKTLARLRRAALENHLAYCRDISSRVVMSDLQVPSDTELQQTLETKAEEWPDLAARLEPISRFETYRRFLKLIEYRLDCALKSLHGEVPPAGRYESVGELRKDLENLNQSILDNRGKRIADEIVQPWIDLVDTFGFHFASLEIRQNSEAHHQCLIEILKLQHGVDGDVADDQLRELLAGDIPPERVDLEQLTPKSRDVYETFLLVADEVRTWGLRPIGGYIISMTHKPLNVLTVLWLWKTAWQATAGDEELPHLRIIPLFETIEDLQHAPAIMDELFQIPEYANYLAGESTRKQTVMVGYSDSTKDGGYLSACWELHCAQEKLADTADAHHVELTIFHGRGGSLGRGGGPAARAIRSLPARAVRGKLRVTEQGEVLAERYDDARIAHRHLEQLTNATLLVSAQTNNEPDPAWVQAMTQMADASFAKYRALVQHPGFLAYFDQATPISEIESLPIGSRPSRRNQRRSLGDLRAIPWTFAWTQSRHLLPAWYGVGTAVRAHVDAHDQDWTLLHAMYEHWPMFTALIDNAELALAKADMKIAHHYAGLMQEPEGEAIWREISMEYERSRGAVLLITGRLELLSGTSWLSRSIQSRNPYVDPLNFAQIDLLGRRRQSPESESLNDLLKLSIQGIASGLRTTG; the protein is encoded by the coding sequence ATGCCGCACGATCAGAATCAACGGATGCTCGATCAGCTTGTCGACCTGCTGGACCGCGTGGTTCGCGAGCAGGTGGGAGAGGCGCTTGCCGATGCGATGCTGCGGATCCGCCGCCTTGCCATGGAGCGACGTGCCGGCCTGCCGGAGGCGGAATCACGTCTGACGGAAGAACTTCGGCGGCTTGGCGACAGCGAATTGCGGGCGGTGATCCGCTCGCTGAGTCTGTTCTTCGACCTGGCGAACGTGACCGAAGACCGGCAGCGGATTTCTGTCCTGCGGAAACGGGCCCAGGAAGCGCGGCGGCAGTCGATTCCACGTGAGGAATCCATCGCCGAAGCAATCCACAGCATGAAGCAGCAGGGGGCGTCGGCGGCCGATCTGCAGCGGCGGCTGGATCAGTTGCAGATCGAACCGGTCTTCACCGCGCATCCGTCCGAGGCCAAACGGAGAACGACGCGAACCCTGCTGCGGCGCATCCGCCGTCGTCTTCCCGGGCTGGGGGGACCGGACAGCCGCGAGGCCGAGCAGAAGCTCCTGGCCGATCTGACGGTACTGTGGCAGAGCGACCTGCTGCGACCGGAACGCCCGCCGGTGATGAGCGAGGTCAGTCGCGGACTGTTCTTCGCGGCAACGTTGTGGGATGTCGTGCCGGAGATCTACCGCGAACTTCGCGATGCCGTCTCGGACGCGTACCCTCAACATCACTTCGAAGTGCCGCAGTTCCTGTCGTTCGGCAGCTGGATCGGCGGCGACCGTGACGGCCACCCGTTCGTGACCCCGGAGATCACGAGGAAGACGCTGGCAAGGCTGCGGCGGGCCGCGTTGGAGAACCATCTCGCCTACTGCCGGGACATCTCCAGTCGCGTCGTCATGTCGGACCTGCAGGTTCCCTCGGACACTGAGCTGCAGCAGACGCTCGAGACGAAGGCCGAAGAGTGGCCGGACCTGGCTGCCCGACTCGAGCCGATCTCCCGATTCGAGACGTATCGGCGGTTCCTCAAACTGATTGAGTACCGGCTCGACTGCGCGTTGAAGTCCCTGCACGGCGAAGTTCCCCCGGCAGGCCGGTACGAGTCTGTCGGTGAGCTGCGGAAGGATCTCGAGAATCTGAATCAGAGTATTCTCGACAACCGCGGCAAGCGGATCGCCGATGAGATCGTCCAGCCCTGGATCGATCTGGTCGACACGTTCGGATTTCATTTTGCTTCTCTGGAGATCCGTCAGAACTCCGAAGCACACCACCAGTGTCTGATCGAGATTCTCAAGCTCCAGCATGGCGTCGATGGCGACGTTGCGGATGATCAGTTGCGGGAACTTCTTGCCGGCGACATCCCGCCTGAACGGGTCGATCTCGAACAGCTCACTCCGAAATCCCGGGACGTGTACGAGACGTTCCTGCTGGTGGCCGACGAAGTCCGCACATGGGGACTGCGGCCGATCGGCGGTTACATCATCAGCATGACGCACAAGCCGCTCAACGTGCTGACCGTCCTGTGGCTGTGGAAGACCGCCTGGCAGGCGACGGCCGGCGACGAGGAACTCCCGCACCTGCGGATCATTCCGCTGTTTGAAACGATCGAGGATTTGCAGCATGCACCGGCGATCATGGACGAACTGTTCCAGATCCCGGAGTACGCGAACTATCTGGCAGGCGAGTCGACACGGAAGCAGACCGTCATGGTCGGCTACTCCGACAGCACAAAGGATGGTGGGTACCTGTCGGCCTGCTGGGAACTTCACTGTGCCCAGGAGAAGCTGGCGGACACCGCAGACGCTCACCACGTCGAGCTGACGATCTTTCACGGTCGGGGCGGCTCGCTGGGACGCGGTGGAGGTCCGGCCGCCCGGGCGATCCGGTCGCTTCCCGCTCGTGCCGTACGGGGGAAGTTGCGGGTCACCGAGCAGGGAGAGGTGCTGGCCGAACGGTACGACGATGCCCGCATTGCCCATCGCCACCTTGAGCAGCTCACCAACGCGACATTGCTGGTGAGCGCCCAGACCAACAACGAGCCCGATCCGGCATGGGTGCAGGCGATGACGCAGATGGCCGACGCGTCATTTGCGAAGTACCGGGCCCTCGTGCAGCATCCCGGGTTCCTGGCGTACTTTGATCAGGCGACACCGATCAGCGAGATCGAGTCGCTCCCGATTGGTTCGCGACCGTCACGTCGCAATCAGCGACGCTCACTGGGAGATCTGCGGGCGATTCCCTGGACGTTCGCCTGGACACAGTCGCGGCATCTGCTGCCCGCATGGTATGGCGTCGGAACGGCCGTGCGGGCCCATGTCGATGCCCATGACCAGGACTGGACGCTGCTGCATGCGATGTACGAGCACTGGCCGATGTTCACGGCGCTGATCGACAATGCCGAGCTGGCACTTGCGAAGGCGGACATGAAGATCGCCCACCACTATGCCGGGCTGATGCAGGAGCCGGAGGGTGAGGCGATCTGGCGCGAAATCTCGATGGAGTACGAGCGCAGCCGCGGGGCGGTCCTGCTGATTACCGGGCGTCTCGAACTGCTGTCCGGCACATCGTGGCTGAGCCGTTCGATTCAGAGCCGCAATCCGTATGTCGACCCTCTCAATTTCGCGCAGATCGACCTGCTGGGACGTCGGCGCCAGTCACCGGAGTCCGAATCGCTCAACGATCTGCTGAAGCTGTCCATTCAGGGGATTGCTTCGGGACTGCGGACGACGGGGTAA